One window of the Hippoglossus hippoglossus isolate fHipHip1 chromosome 9, fHipHip1.pri, whole genome shotgun sequence genome contains the following:
- the smim15 gene encoding small integral membrane protein 15, whose translation MIDVRAWAEYVVEWAAKDPYGFLTTVILALTPLFIASALLSWKLAKMIEVRDREQKKKQKRQENIAKATKRTKKD comes from the coding sequence ATGATTGACGTTCGGGCATGGGCAGAGTACGTGGTGGAGTGGGCTGCCAAAGACCCCTATGGTTTCCTCACCACTGTCATACTGGCTCTCACACCTCTCTTCATTGCCAGTGCACTGCTGTCCTGGAAACTGGCCAAGATGATTGAGGTGCGTGACCGggaacagaagaaaaagcagaaacgTCAGGAAAACATAGCCAAGGCAACCAAGAGGACCAAGAAGGACTGA